In Candidatus Methanomethylophilus alvi Mx1201, a genomic segment contains:
- a CDS encoding phosphoadenosine phosphosulfate reductase domain-containing protein, with translation MYSYEWDPETHGFILTTKSANYIAYEIRPVYAQELEIAGLNERFSYDKNETRPLMWSQKNYYLVDGEKVAKLNNTQYGVKLSIEYLFEGTMQLNPVDLDRMVQKNAPIMDIIVADTKRRAKELYDKDISRCDIAYIAFSGGKDSLVLLDICNQVFPTSAPVIFSDTDMELPDTYHIWDSIKQLYPEREFIRAVSEKPALVNWQLFGPPSRGLRWCCPVHKSTPAIITLKHKLFKESIKVMAFVGVRRDESYARSLYEDSSDGVKNASQLNRMPILDWGAHEVWLYLYSRHLPINPAYFKGMPRIGCVMCPESSTRYEWFIDKAYPGLLKPYNDIIINTTAKQFKNKDDEQEYLSNLSWQARKSGALLQEYLTNPFEKREGTVSTFQVPNCPKKQFFEWIKTIGDVVFDETTGSTCVRYGHLNQNLIPFKFESTPSNFATIVFTFNSTEEQSELFLPIRTILRKSMSCVGCRTCEAECSQGAISFEDGIVSIDESKCTRCHKCHELDQGCWRFRSMYKPDTEQLKMNSINNYCNFGLREKDQYTWISTLLEMGEDFFPWTEYHPLGSKMVVAASKWFQQSLLIDAKTKKPTLLLEIFRKYGGSSELGWELIWLALANNSLLIKWYVTSTDLGTPYSIDRLSDMLKEYDGSLTTSTIKGGLAAFKDLVTKSPIGDTVPLVLPEMKGKSSVTGVTRLAKPIESLTVLYGLYLIAKATGRSSFSVRELMTADMDSIFVSPIVAFGTPVDEFKKLCEGLRSKYPDYISVTFTYGNDGIEIYPQKHSLDDILQLELEG, from the coding sequence ATGTACTCTTATGAATGGGATCCGGAAACTCATGGCTTTATTTTGACAACAAAGAGTGCAAATTACATTGCATATGAAATCAGGCCTGTATACGCCCAGGAACTTGAAATTGCAGGTTTGAATGAACGTTTTTCATACGACAAAAATGAAACTCGCCCCCTGATGTGGTCACAAAAAAACTATTATTTAGTAGATGGGGAAAAGGTTGCTAAACTTAATAATACCCAGTATGGTGTAAAACTATCCATCGAATACCTTTTTGAAGGGACAATGCAACTAAATCCTGTTGATTTAGATCGCATGGTTCAGAAAAATGCCCCAATAATGGACATAATTGTTGCAGATACAAAACGTAGGGCAAAAGAACTGTATGATAAAGATATTTCACGGTGTGATATTGCATATATCGCGTTCTCTGGTGGTAAAGACTCTTTGGTTTTATTGGATATATGCAACCAAGTATTCCCAACTTCAGCACCTGTTATCTTCAGCGATACAGACATGGAGCTGCCGGATACGTATCATATTTGGGATTCAATTAAACAATTGTATCCAGAAAGAGAATTTATCCGTGCGGTATCTGAAAAACCCGCTTTGGTCAACTGGCAATTATTCGGTCCACCCTCTAGAGGCCTCAGGTGGTGTTGCCCAGTTCATAAAAGTACTCCAGCGATCATCACCCTTAAACACAAATTATTCAAGGAATCGATAAAGGTAATGGCATTTGTTGGTGTCCGCAGAGACGAAAGTTATGCCAGATCCCTATATGAAGATAGTTCAGATGGAGTTAAAAATGCCTCTCAGTTAAACCGTATGCCAATCCTAGATTGGGGCGCTCACGAAGTATGGCTTTACCTCTATTCTAGACACCTTCCCATCAATCCTGCATACTTCAAAGGGATGCCCAGAATAGGGTGTGTAATGTGTCCTGAATCGTCTACACGTTACGAATGGTTCATTGACAAGGCGTATCCGGGACTATTAAAACCATACAATGACATAATAATCAACACCACTGCTAAACAATTTAAGAACAAGGATGATGAACAAGAATATTTGTCCAATCTAAGTTGGCAAGCAAGAAAAAGTGGTGCGTTACTTCAAGAATATCTCACCAATCCATTTGAAAAAAGAGAAGGCACCGTATCAACTTTTCAGGTTCCTAATTGCCCAAAAAAACAATTTTTTGAATGGATTAAAACTATTGGGGATGTTGTTTTTGATGAAACCACCGGCTCAACATGTGTTAGATACGGTCACCTCAATCAAAATTTGATTCCATTTAAATTCGAATCGACCCCCTCTAATTTTGCAACAATTGTATTCACATTTAATTCGACGGAAGAGCAATCGGAACTGTTCTTACCCATCCGTACAATTCTCCGTAAATCGATGAGTTGTGTGGGATGCAGAACTTGTGAGGCAGAATGCAGCCAAGGGGCGATTTCTTTCGAGGATGGAATCGTATCAATAGATGAGTCGAAATGCACCAGATGTCATAAATGTCACGAACTAGACCAGGGATGTTGGAGGTTTAGATCCATGTATAAGCCAGATACAGAACAACTAAAAATGAACAGCATAAACAATTATTGTAACTTCGGACTAAGAGAAAAAGACCAATATACGTGGATTTCAACGTTATTGGAAATGGGAGAGGACTTTTTCCCTTGGACAGAATACCACCCATTGGGTAGCAAAATGGTTGTTGCGGCCAGTAAGTGGTTCCAGCAATCTCTGCTAATTGATGCAAAAACAAAGAAACCCACCTTGCTTCTAGAAATATTCAGGAAATATGGAGGATCTAGTGAACTCGGATGGGAGCTAATCTGGCTTGCTCTTGCGAACAATTCTCTATTAATAAAATGGTATGTAACCTCCACAGATCTTGGAACTCCCTATAGTATCGATAGACTCTCCGACATGTTGAAAGAGTATGACGGTTCGCTGACGACCTCTACAATCAAAGGTGGGCTTGCAGCATTCAAGGACTTAGTAACAAAATCTCCCATCGGAGACACAGTCCCCCTAGTGCTTCCTGAAATGAAAGGCAAGTCATCAGTTACTGGTGTGACAAGACTGGCAAAACCTATTGAATCTTTGACTGTTTTATACGGATTGTATCTGATTGCAAAAGCAACAGGGAGATCTAGCTTCTCTGTACGTGAATTGATGACGGCAGACATGGACTCCATATTCGTATCACCCATAGTTGCATTCGGCACTCCAGTAGATGAATTCAAAAAATTATGTGAGGGACTTCGCTCCAAATATCCCGACTACATAAGCGTCACATTCACTTATGGTAATGATGGTATCGAGATTTACCCTCAGAAACACAGTTTGGATGACATTCTGCAATTAGAATTGGAGGGATGA
- a CDS encoding IS1634 family transposase gives MSYKVVQKQSNGRYYLYEVTGVWDPVKKNSKQTRTYLGVCDAEGNLLKEPARNRTVSCSPVYGPYQLFVQLAERSGLTSALDDVYGVRDGRRLLAMAILGIVDPVTVNQMENVIDDTYLRELLGVDWGFEQSSVCRFLQTVGHASEQRELLFNELAPKSGCVIFDIVCLGTDSEDLEYAEVGRKTHLTGSRQFDLGMVHSMEDNLPFCYRTYPGSVADVSTLDNIVSDLRTMDCSPVELEMDRGFFSIGNVQMMLERGMGFTVPIPARVGISKLLLSESVREIDSPLNTDYLARSVVRGYETFVRLEDDELVKASEGDAGAIRALVFQDDSERTKEIATLYSRIGELENRLSGTGYDRFARKKLTRTEQQTADLLEFAADCDGKTVVTRKRNAISAKENACGRFAVITTSDKHWLDLLMQYRLRNGVEYDFSQLQSDLFVGITGKSDQDSAEGGLLVNFLSLRLRLTLINLLKEKGLAGDYWVPDVLNTLKKLKISCIGGKWRLNEVTKAQRELFEALGVNIQ, from the coding sequence ATGAGTTACAAGGTCGTCCAGAAGCAGAGCAACGGCAGATACTACCTGTACGAGGTCACGGGGGTCTGGGATCCCGTCAAGAAGAACTCGAAACAGACCAGGACGTATCTGGGCGTGTGCGATGCCGAAGGCAATCTGCTGAAGGAACCGGCCAGGAACAGGACGGTCAGCTGCAGTCCGGTGTACGGGCCGTACCAGCTGTTCGTACAGCTGGCGGAGAGGAGCGGACTCACGTCCGCTCTGGACGACGTGTACGGGGTGAGGGACGGAAGGAGGCTGCTGGCCATGGCCATACTGGGCATCGTGGATCCCGTGACCGTGAACCAGATGGAGAATGTCATAGACGACACCTACCTGCGGGAACTTCTCGGTGTCGACTGGGGTTTCGAGCAGTCATCGGTCTGCCGGTTCCTGCAGACCGTGGGCCACGCTTCGGAGCAGAGGGAACTCCTGTTCAACGAACTCGCCCCGAAGAGCGGATGCGTAATCTTCGACATAGTGTGCCTGGGCACGGATTCCGAGGACCTCGAATATGCGGAGGTAGGGAGGAAGACCCATCTCACCGGATCCAGACAGTTCGATCTGGGCATGGTGCATTCGATGGAGGACAACCTCCCGTTCTGCTACCGCACCTATCCGGGTTCGGTGGCGGACGTATCCACACTGGACAACATCGTCTCGGACCTCCGGACCATGGACTGTTCCCCCGTAGAACTGGAGATGGACAGGGGATTCTTCAGCATAGGCAACGTGCAGATGATGCTGGAACGCGGAATGGGGTTCACCGTGCCGATACCTGCACGTGTCGGCATATCCAAACTGCTGCTGTCGGAGAGCGTCAGGGAGATAGACTCGCCCCTGAACACGGACTATCTGGCACGGTCGGTTGTGAGGGGATACGAGACATTCGTGAGACTCGAGGACGACGAACTGGTGAAAGCCTCCGAGGGGGACGCGGGGGCGATCAGGGCGTTGGTGTTCCAGGACGATTCGGAGCGTACAAAGGAGATCGCCACGCTGTATTCGAGGATCGGGGAGCTCGAGAACAGGCTGTCCGGTACGGGATACGACCGTTTCGCCAGGAAGAAGCTCACACGCACGGAACAGCAGACCGCGGATCTGCTGGAATTCGCCGCTGACTGTGACGGGAAGACCGTGGTGACGAGGAAACGCAATGCGATATCCGCCAAGGAGAACGCCTGCGGAAGGTTCGCGGTGATAACGACGTCGGACAAGCATTGGCTGGACCTGTTGATGCAGTACCGTCTCAGGAACGGGGTGGAATATGATTTCTCGCAGCTTCAGTCGGATCTGTTCGTGGGCATAACAGGTAAATCGGACCAGGATTCCGCCGAAGGCGGACTCCTGGTGAACTTCCTGTCTCTGAGGCTCAGGCTGACGCTGATAAACCTGCTGAAGGAAAAGGGATTGGCGGGCGATTACTGGGTCCCGGACGTGCTGAACACCCTGAAGAAGCTGAAGATCTCGTGCATCGGCGGGAAATGGAGACTGAACGAGGTCACCAAGGCCCAGAGGGAACTCTTCGAAGCTCTCGGGGTAAACATCCAGTGA
- a CDS encoding recombinase family protein, which yields MKVAIYVRVSTKKQDETNQLPRLREIAKNRGFEVFREYSDEASAKDSNRPGWQDLMQDAKEHRFDAILVTKLDRVMRSLVQLNITMMNLQSYNVKLICADIGEIDFTTPMGKVQMQIIGAIAEWEREIIVQRTREGIEARKAKGVHLGRKRRDDIPIDTIVTLRIAGNSWKSISRDLRIPKTTLLRRREEVENLISNRSVKEVSE from the coding sequence ATGAAGGTCGCAATTTATGTTCGCGTCTCCACCAAGAAACAGGACGAGACTAACCAACTTCCTCGTTTGAGAGAGATCGCCAAGAACAGAGGATTCGAAGTCTTCCGTGAGTACTCCGATGAGGCCTCTGCGAAAGATTCCAACCGTCCCGGTTGGCAGGACCTCATGCAGGATGCAAAGGAACATAGGTTCGATGCAATACTTGTCACCAAACTTGATAGGGTAATGAGGTCCCTTGTGCAACTGAACATTACGATGATGAATCTCCAATCATACAACGTGAAGCTCATCTGTGCAGATATCGGGGAGATCGATTTTACCACACCGATGGGAAAGGTGCAGATGCAGATTATCGGCGCTATCGCCGAATGGGAGAGGGAAATTATCGTCCAGAGGACCAGAGAAGGGATCGAGGCGAGGAAGGCCAAAGGCGTCCACCTTGGAAGGAAGAGAAGGGACGACATACCCATCGACACAATCGTCACCCTCCGCATAGCCGGTAATTCATGGAAGTCCATTTCAAGAGATCTTCGCATCCCGAAGACCACTCTTCTCCGCAGAAGGGAGGAGGTAGAGAACCTCATCTCCAACAGGTCCGTAAAGGAGGTGTCCGAATGA
- a CDS encoding viperin family antiviral radical SAM protein, which yields MEIEEKQAGKIKSANIHVIGICNYHCQHCFDRCLTHQYMTPKEWKPILEYLKERGVEKINIAGGEPFLYPYLNEMCRLLKSIGFKVSIVSNGSRITQQQLREIQPHLDWLGLSVDSPDEEDEIIIGRHTAGSNHLDNIKTVACEAHKLGIKVKLNITAVRRSIGKNFGELIESIRPERVKVFRALTLKGANDDIPDTWSVTNDEFQSFRERHLTIPGIVFEDNEDMIGSYLMFDPIGRWMVNGGGTKRFLSFQTLVRDGLMSEVEASKYYGRNAVYDW from the coding sequence ATGGAAATAGAGGAGAAACAGGCCGGCAAGATCAAATCAGCAAATATTCATGTTATTGGAATCTGCAATTACCATTGTCAACACTGTTTCGACCGGTGCCTGACCCATCAATACATGACTCCCAAGGAGTGGAAGCCTATTCTGGAATATCTCAAAGAAAGAGGGGTGGAGAAAATAAACATTGCAGGGGGCGAACCGTTCCTCTACCCGTATCTGAATGAGATGTGTAGACTTCTCAAATCTATAGGATTCAAAGTTTCCATTGTAAGCAACGGTTCCAGAATAACACAGCAACAGCTTAGAGAAATCCAACCGCATCTAGATTGGCTCGGGCTTTCAGTCGATTCTCCTGATGAGGAGGATGAGATTATAATTGGGAGACACACCGCGGGCAGCAATCATCTAGATAATATCAAAACTGTAGCTTGTGAAGCTCACAAGCTTGGAATCAAGGTAAAATTAAACATCACAGCGGTAAGGAGAAGCATCGGCAAAAACTTTGGAGAACTAATAGAATCAATCCGGCCAGAACGTGTAAAGGTGTTCCGTGCTTTGACTCTCAAAGGTGCAAACGACGATATCCCAGACACATGGTCGGTAACCAATGATGAATTCCAATCCTTTAGAGAAAGACACTTGACGATTCCAGGCATTGTATTCGAAGACAACGAAGACATGATCGGTTCATATCTAATGTTCGATCCTATAGGAAGATGGATGGTAAACGGCGGGGGAACAAAACGCTTCCTGTCATTCCAAACTCTTGTCCGGGATGGCTTGATGTCCGAAGTGGAGGCCTCCAAATACTACGGAAGAAATGCAGTTTATGACTGGTAA
- a CDS encoding HFX_2341 family transcriptional regulator domain-containing protein — protein sequence MHIHIANIGEHPEPVKNGVRGIGNIDFIYLLYSEKFLAQAEDTKSGFVDQGYGCDIVQIDGFDFQEIVDRIYEIYNHNNERNTRYSINITGGTNLMAAAACSTAFFTGAKIYYVLYNPKDPNQSLSERLIEVPTPKIPDVKRLKDHEKSIMKILDEGNRENNSTIADSLGMSRQLCGRYIHNLEDMGLVETSIGGNDRRFRQVTLTREGKMISGWF from the coding sequence ATGCACATTCATATCGCCAATATAGGCGAACACCCGGAGCCAGTGAAGAACGGAGTCAGAGGAATAGGAAACATCGACTTCATTTACTTGCTTTACAGTGAGAAGTTCCTCGCCCAAGCGGAAGATACCAAATCTGGATTCGTGGATCAAGGATATGGCTGCGATATAGTCCAGATAGATGGATTCGATTTTCAAGAGATTGTGGACAGAATCTATGAGATCTACAACCACAACAACGAAAGGAATACGAGATATTCCATCAATATCACCGGGGGAACCAACTTGATGGCTGCTGCCGCTTGCTCAACGGCATTTTTCACAGGTGCCAAGATTTACTACGTACTTTACAACCCCAAAGATCCCAATCAATCATTATCTGAACGTTTGATAGAGGTTCCGACACCGAAGATCCCTGATGTGAAACGTTTGAAGGACCATGAGAAGTCCATAATGAAAATCTTGGATGAAGGAAACAGAGAGAACAACAGTACGATAGCAGATTCCTTGGGCATGTCCAGACAGCTTTGTGGGAGATACATTCACAACCTGGAAGACATGGGGCTGGTGGAAACTTCGATTGGTGGCAATGATCGCAGATTCCGGCAGGTCACTTTGACAAGGGAAGGAAAAATGATTTCGGGTTGGTTCTGA
- a CDS encoding VapE domain-containing protein, which yields MKKLGCKGKQPGKDVIRDVLIAQAELNSRNAFLDMMRSKFWDKQPRLDRLFIDVFGARMRGLSEEDSEAVLKDVCKCWFLGAVARQHRAIQLDIIPIMIGATGTRKSSAVRWMATCDEFYRDPLDISEKRFVEDTKGGLIIELAEMKATKGMDNDYLKGFISRASDHIRLPYDRCASENVRRFVIIGTTNEAEFLSDPTGNRRYFPFTANPEMAIVGFGKGGFRSDEAKEYIIQVWAEAYHRYMSKEGWDLDPKTIQMAKIAQEASTINNPNVDILSELVDELYPLPGARLCRKDLEFILSSNAGIYGDEAIKAADLWMRSPHPGWSNIAAMRIHAEGREWMKQASTTQRCRERIQSVGYVAPPPTHMLGE from the coding sequence TTGAAGAAACTTGGATGCAAGGGCAAACAGCCGGGAAAGGATGTCATCAGAGATGTTCTGATCGCACAGGCCGAACTCAACTCCAGGAATGCTTTCCTGGATATGATGCGCTCGAAATTCTGGGACAAACAGCCGCGTCTGGACAGATTGTTTATCGATGTGTTCGGTGCGAGGATGCGCGGTCTTTCCGAAGAGGATTCGGAAGCCGTGTTGAAGGATGTGTGCAAATGCTGGTTCCTGGGTGCGGTAGCACGTCAGCACAGGGCGATCCAACTAGACATCATTCCCATCATGATTGGTGCCACCGGGACAAGGAAGTCCTCCGCGGTAAGATGGATGGCGACCTGTGACGAGTTCTACAGGGATCCCCTCGACATCAGCGAGAAGAGATTCGTTGAGGACACCAAAGGCGGGCTGATAATCGAACTGGCAGAGATGAAGGCCACCAAGGGGATGGATAACGATTACCTCAAGGGTTTCATCTCCAGGGCCTCCGACCACATAAGACTCCCCTATGACAGATGTGCCAGCGAAAACGTCCGCAGGTTCGTGATCATCGGCACCACCAACGAAGCAGAGTTTCTGTCTGACCCCACCGGGAACAGGAGATACTTCCCGTTCACGGCGAACCCGGAGATGGCAATCGTCGGTTTCGGTAAAGGAGGTTTCAGATCAGATGAAGCGAAGGAATACATCATCCAGGTCTGGGCTGAAGCCTATCACAGATACATGTCAAAGGAAGGATGGGATCTCGATCCGAAAACCATCCAGATGGCAAAAATCGCACAGGAAGCATCCACCATAAACAACCCGAATGTAGACATCCTCTCCGAACTGGTAGATGAACTATATCCTCTCCCTGGAGCAAGATTGTGCAGGAAGGATCTGGAATTCATCCTATCGTCGAACGCTGGGATCTACGGTGATGAGGCCATCAAAGCTGCCGACCTGTGGATGAGATCGCCACACCCGGGATGGAGCAATATCGCCGCCATGAGGATTCACGCAGAAGGGAGAGAATGGATGAAACAGGCAAGCACCACCCAGAGATGCAGAGAAAGGATCCAATCAGTAGGTTACGTGGCACCGCCACCAACGCACATGCTGGGGGAGTGA